One Clupea harengus chromosome 12, Ch_v2.0.2, whole genome shotgun sequence DNA segment encodes these proteins:
- the fstb gene encoding follistatin b isoform X1: MLQSLQLRQSVIALFLWFAHFMDGHKVQAGNCWLQQGKNGRCQVLYMSGMSREECCRGGRLGTAWTEEDVPNNTLFRWLIFNGGAPNCTPCKETCDNVDCGAGKRCKMNKRDKPRCVCSPDCSNLTWKGPVCGSDGKTYRNECALLRARCKRHPDLTTQYQGKCRKTCHDVQCPGTSTCVVDQSNSAFCVTCNRLCPEASLPEQYLCGNDGIVYASACHLRRATCILGRSIGVAYEGKCIDARSCVDIPCRSGRKCLWDAQSGRGRCAACEEVCHEGNAGESVCASDNSTYPSECAVKQAACEKGLVLEVKHSGSCNSLSEELEEDEEDEEDEDQDYMDYSSVSPPVIG; encoded by the exons ATGCTACAGTCACTGCAGCTCCGCCAAAGCGTCATCGCGCTTTTCTTGTGGTTCGCTCATTTTATGGATGGACACAAAGTGCAAG ctggCAATTGCTGGCTTCAGCAAGGGAAGAATGGAAGGTGTCAAGTCCTCTATATGTCTGGGATGAGTCGGGAGGAGTGCTGTAGGGGAGGCCGCCTGGGAACGGCATGGACCGAGGAGGATGTTCCCAACAACACTCTTTTCCGGTGGTTGATCTTCAATGGCGGCGCTCCGAACTGCACACCATGCAAAG AGACATGTGACAACGTAGATTGCGGTGCAGGAAAGAGGTGCAAGATGAACAAGAGAGACAAGCCACGCTGTGTCTGTTCCCCCGACTGCTCCAACCTTACCTGGAAAGGCCCAGTGTGTGGCTCAGACGGCAAAACATATCGCAACGAGTGCGCCCTCCTCCGGGCACGCTGCAAACGCCACCCGGACCTCACCACCCAGTACCAGGGCAAGTGCCGAA AAACGTGCCACGACGTGCAGTGTCCAGGAACCTCGACGTGTGTGGTGGATCAGAGCAACAGTGCCTTCTGCGTGACGTGCAACCGCCTGTGCCCCGAGGCCTCGCTACCGGAGCAGTACCTCTGCGGGAATGATGGGATTGTTTACGCCAGTGCCTGTCACCTCAGGAGAGCCACGTGCATCCTGGGAAGATCCATCGGAGTTGCCTACGAAGGAAAATGCATAG ATGCCCGGTCGTGCGTGGACATCCCGTGTCGCAGTGGAAGGAAGTGTCTGTGGGACGCACAGAGCGGCCGGGGTCGCTGCGCCGCGTGCGAGGAGGTGTGTCACGAGGGCAACgctggggagagtgtgtgtgccagcgaCAACAGCACCTACCCCAGTGAGTGTGCCGTGAAGCAGGCTGCCTGCGAGAAGGGCCTGGTCTTGGAGGTCAAACACTCTGGGTCCTGCAACT CCCTCTCtgaagagctggaggaggatgaggaggatgaggaagatgaggaccAGGACTACATGGATTATAGTTCTGTGTCTCCCCCTGTGATTGGATAG
- the fstb gene encoding follistatin b isoform X3, with product MLQSLQLRQSVIALFLWFAHFMDGHKVQAGNCWLQQGKNGRCQVLYMSGMSREECCRGGRLGTAWTEEDVPNNTLFRWLIFNGGAPNCTPCKETCDNVDCGAGKRCKMNKRDKPRCVCSPDCSNLTWKGPVCGSDGKTYRNECALLRARCKRHPDLTTQYQGKCRKTCHDVQCPGTSTCVVDQSNSAFCVTCNRLCPEASLPEQYLCGNDGIVYASACHLRRATCILGRSIGVAYEGKCIDARSCVDIPCRSGRKCLWDAQSGRGRCAACEEVCHEGNAGESVCASDNSTYPSECAVKQAACEKGLVLEVKHSGSCNCK from the exons ATGCTACAGTCACTGCAGCTCCGCCAAAGCGTCATCGCGCTTTTCTTGTGGTTCGCTCATTTTATGGATGGACACAAAGTGCAAG ctggCAATTGCTGGCTTCAGCAAGGGAAGAATGGAAGGTGTCAAGTCCTCTATATGTCTGGGATGAGTCGGGAGGAGTGCTGTAGGGGAGGCCGCCTGGGAACGGCATGGACCGAGGAGGATGTTCCCAACAACACTCTTTTCCGGTGGTTGATCTTCAATGGCGGCGCTCCGAACTGCACACCATGCAAAG AGACATGTGACAACGTAGATTGCGGTGCAGGAAAGAGGTGCAAGATGAACAAGAGAGACAAGCCACGCTGTGTCTGTTCCCCCGACTGCTCCAACCTTACCTGGAAAGGCCCAGTGTGTGGCTCAGACGGCAAAACATATCGCAACGAGTGCGCCCTCCTCCGGGCACGCTGCAAACGCCACCCGGACCTCACCACCCAGTACCAGGGCAAGTGCCGAA AAACGTGCCACGACGTGCAGTGTCCAGGAACCTCGACGTGTGTGGTGGATCAGAGCAACAGTGCCTTCTGCGTGACGTGCAACCGCCTGTGCCCCGAGGCCTCGCTACCGGAGCAGTACCTCTGCGGGAATGATGGGATTGTTTACGCCAGTGCCTGTCACCTCAGGAGAGCCACGTGCATCCTGGGAAGATCCATCGGAGTTGCCTACGAAGGAAAATGCATAG ATGCCCGGTCGTGCGTGGACATCCCGTGTCGCAGTGGAAGGAAGTGTCTGTGGGACGCACAGAGCGGCCGGGGTCGCTGCGCCGCGTGCGAGGAGGTGTGTCACGAGGGCAACgctggggagagtgtgtgtgccagcgaCAACAGCACCTACCCCAGTGAGTGTGCCGTGAAGCAGGCTGCCTGCGAGAAGGGCCTGGTCTTGGAGGTCAAACACTCTGGGTCCTGCAACTGTAAGTAA
- the fstb gene encoding follistatin b isoform X2, with protein sequence MLQSLQLRQSVIALFLWFAHFMDGHKVQAGNCWLQQGKNGRCQVLYMSGMSREECCRGGRLGTAWTEEDVPNNTLFRWLIFNGGAPNCTPCKDCGAGKRCKMNKRDKPRCVCSPDCSNLTWKGPVCGSDGKTYRNECALLRARCKRHPDLTTQYQGKCRKTCHDVQCPGTSTCVVDQSNSAFCVTCNRLCPEASLPEQYLCGNDGIVYASACHLRRATCILGRSIGVAYEGKCIDARSCVDIPCRSGRKCLWDAQSGRGRCAACEEVCHEGNAGESVCASDNSTYPSECAVKQAACEKGLVLEVKHSGSCNSLSEELEEDEEDEEDEDQDYMDYSSVSPPVIG encoded by the exons ATGCTACAGTCACTGCAGCTCCGCCAAAGCGTCATCGCGCTTTTCTTGTGGTTCGCTCATTTTATGGATGGACACAAAGTGCAAG ctggCAATTGCTGGCTTCAGCAAGGGAAGAATGGAAGGTGTCAAGTCCTCTATATGTCTGGGATGAGTCGGGAGGAGTGCTGTAGGGGAGGCCGCCTGGGAACGGCATGGACCGAGGAGGATGTTCCCAACAACACTCTTTTCCGGTGGTTGATCTTCAATGGCGGCGCTCCGAACTGCACACCATGCAAAG ATTGCGGTGCAGGAAAGAGGTGCAAGATGAACAAGAGAGACAAGCCACGCTGTGTCTGTTCCCCCGACTGCTCCAACCTTACCTGGAAAGGCCCAGTGTGTGGCTCAGACGGCAAAACATATCGCAACGAGTGCGCCCTCCTCCGGGCACGCTGCAAACGCCACCCGGACCTCACCACCCAGTACCAGGGCAAGTGCCGAA AAACGTGCCACGACGTGCAGTGTCCAGGAACCTCGACGTGTGTGGTGGATCAGAGCAACAGTGCCTTCTGCGTGACGTGCAACCGCCTGTGCCCCGAGGCCTCGCTACCGGAGCAGTACCTCTGCGGGAATGATGGGATTGTTTACGCCAGTGCCTGTCACCTCAGGAGAGCCACGTGCATCCTGGGAAGATCCATCGGAGTTGCCTACGAAGGAAAATGCATAG ATGCCCGGTCGTGCGTGGACATCCCGTGTCGCAGTGGAAGGAAGTGTCTGTGGGACGCACAGAGCGGCCGGGGTCGCTGCGCCGCGTGCGAGGAGGTGTGTCACGAGGGCAACgctggggagagtgtgtgtgccagcgaCAACAGCACCTACCCCAGTGAGTGTGCCGTGAAGCAGGCTGCCTGCGAGAAGGGCCTGGTCTTGGAGGTCAAACACTCTGGGTCCTGCAACT CCCTCTCtgaagagctggaggaggatgaggaggatgaggaagatgaggaccAGGACTACATGGATTATAGTTCTGTGTCTCCCCCTGTGATTGGATAG